One Thermofilum pendens Hrk 5 DNA segment encodes these proteins:
- a CDS encoding PaREP1 family protein: MDTARTTRLIEEAENLLRVALEEFEKGVKEGSDEAIRDSAEKAWRAVAKAADALLLAKGFSEENIETHRQKRLALEELAAKDPEVARQGFKDRFMAREYTLHVRCFYDGEYTLSSLREELEKARQFVEDVKKATA; encoded by the coding sequence GTGGACACAGCCAGGACCACGAGGCTCATTGAAGAAGCAGAAAACCTCCTGAGGGTAGCCCTCGAAGAGTTCGAGAAAGGCGTCAAAGAGGGAAGCGACGAGGCAATCAGGGACTCAGCCGAGAAAGCCTGGCGCGCCGTAGCCAAAGCGGCAGACGCACTCCTACTCGCCAAGGGCTTCAGCGAGGAAAACATCGAGACCCACAGGCAGAAAAGGCTCGCCCTCGAAGAACTAGCCGCGAAAGACCCCGAAGTAGCGAGGCAAGGCTTCAAGGACAGGTTCATGGCTAGAGAATACACGCTCCACGTAAGATGCTTCTACGACGGAGAGTACACCTTGAGCTCCCTGAGAGAAGAGTTGGAGAAGGCCAGGCAGTTCGTAGAAGACGTGAAGAAAGCCACCGCCTAG
- a CDS encoding nucleotidyltransferase domain-containing protein, translated as MSRVRLREVLRCGALEDLVPGLERVVDELVERYRPLEVIVAGSLARGEFVRGLSDVDILVVVEREVSDSERFALRSVGDVDVEVTVVSRRELEEAVAAGNPFYAEAFERGVRVYSSKASR; from the coding sequence GTGTCGAGGGTGAGGTTGAGGGAGGTTCTTAGGTGTGGGGCTTTGGAGGACCTTGTCCCGGGGTTGGAGAGGGTTGTAGACGAGCTGGTGGAGAGGTATAGGCCTTTGGAGGTGATAGTGGCTGGTTCTCTCGCGAGGGGTGAGTTCGTGCGGGGGTTGAGCGACGTGGATATTCTGGTCGTTGTTGAGCGCGAGGTTTCGGATAGCGAGAGGTTCGCGCTGAGGAGTGTGGGGGACGTGGATGTAGAGGTCACGGTTGTCTCAAGGAGGGAGCTCGAGGAGGCGGTGGCCGCCGGGAACCCTTTCTACGCGGAGGCTTTCGAGAGGGGTGTGAGGGTTTACAGCTCGAAGGCTTCCCGGTAG
- a CDS encoding TM1812 family CRISPR-associated protein: MSRVLVVATWGFPGNWLKERYSAAVPPANVDKWHRLSEWSIGGYVEAHSPTPVEAKALSEMGFDVGVVVYALDSLSAVPRLSVPSDDDVRGKLVEELNKYVDGWLNKDPEGYGEVRGRAEKVAGLFVSGYFGEVGFPLDKVSTVVLPGTGVYALGPGSKGKRYVFRGSPQNAAVAMELDLLERVDAFKPDAVVFDSTHGINYLPIVAKRVVERVARVYSALEGRKVCVATVQSDTPAGGLAGLELGVMVVDVKVFSASPREVLEELLPHFDSEPYRMLKKDEKVKPPDSLKELRKEFGELKEVKPLAKALVELAGYGLTLYLCSKVRELAGGDFSSMAGRLLERVRGALYERDVASGGEVRVEHVYAFSDSVPGVLEAVYVLGRVVPRLAELCGVDEQGFMGVDRLLEVGRSLGLTRLGERLLGYEVSDVKRRVSAARDAGIELEGRVVPYAAVYDAVEGLLRKEGVGDSVRREAVEKFKEILGRGVKCDVDARNFYAHAGLERNVVEVKVQGGSVYVRYREECMENVRSVVEKG, from the coding sequence GTGTCCAGGGTTTTGGTCGTCGCTACGTGGGGCTTCCCGGGTAACTGGCTCAAAGAGCGGTACTCGGCCGCTGTTCCGCCGGCCAACGTCGATAAGTGGCATAGGTTGAGCGAGTGGAGCATTGGAGGCTACGTGGAGGCCCACAGCCCTACTCCCGTGGAGGCGAAGGCTTTGAGCGAGATGGGCTTCGACGTGGGGGTCGTCGTCTACGCTCTTGACTCTCTGTCCGCTGTTCCGAGATTGAGCGTTCCCTCCGACGACGACGTCAGGGGGAAGCTTGTAGAGGAGCTGAACAAATACGTCGACGGGTGGTTGAACAAGGACCCGGAGGGTTACGGGGAGGTTCGCGGGAGGGCCGAGAAGGTTGCCGGGCTTTTCGTCTCCGGTTACTTCGGGGAGGTTGGGTTCCCGCTCGACAAGGTTTCCACGGTTGTTCTGCCGGGTACGGGTGTGTACGCGCTGGGCCCCGGTAGTAAGGGTAAGAGGTACGTGTTTAGGGGGTCGCCGCAGAACGCGGCTGTCGCGATGGAGCTGGACCTGCTCGAGAGGGTCGACGCCTTCAAGCCGGACGCCGTTGTCTTCGACTCTACGCACGGGATAAACTACCTGCCCATAGTCGCGAAGAGGGTTGTCGAGAGGGTGGCTAGGGTTTACAGCGCGCTTGAGGGGAGGAAGGTCTGCGTCGCCACCGTTCAGAGCGATACTCCGGCGGGCGGCCTCGCGGGCTTGGAGCTGGGCGTCATGGTTGTCGACGTGAAGGTGTTCAGCGCCTCGCCCAGGGAGGTCTTGGAGGAGTTGCTCCCGCACTTCGACTCGGAGCCTTACAGGATGCTCAAGAAGGATGAGAAGGTCAAGCCGCCGGATAGCCTTAAAGAGCTGAGGAAGGAGTTCGGGGAGCTGAAGGAGGTTAAACCGCTGGCGAAGGCCTTGGTGGAGCTCGCCGGCTACGGCTTAACGCTTTACCTGTGCTCGAAGGTGAGGGAGCTCGCCGGCGGGGATTTCTCCTCGATGGCCGGGAGGCTTTTAGAGAGGGTCAGAGGGGCGCTCTACGAGAGGGACGTCGCCTCCGGTGGCGAGGTGCGCGTGGAGCATGTCTACGCGTTCAGCGACTCCGTGCCGGGCGTCTTGGAGGCTGTCTACGTGCTTGGACGCGTGGTCCCGAGGCTGGCGGAGCTGTGCGGGGTGGACGAGCAGGGGTTCATGGGGGTTGACAGGCTCTTGGAGGTGGGGAGGTCCCTCGGGCTTACGAGGCTCGGCGAGAGGTTGCTGGGCTACGAGGTGAGCGACGTTAAGAGGAGGGTTTCGGCGGCGAGGGATGCTGGGATAGAGCTTGAGGGGAGGGTTGTGCCCTACGCGGCTGTGTACGACGCTGTGGAGGGCCTGCTCCGCAAGGAGGGTGTCGGGGACTCGGTTAGGAGGGAGGCTGTGGAGAAGTTTAAGGAGATCCTCGGGAGAGGGGTTAAGTGCGACGTGGACGCGAGGAACTTCTACGCTCACGCGGGCCTGGAGAGGAACGTCGTGGAGGTCAAGGTGCAGGGTGGGAGCGTCTACGTGAGGTACAGGGAGGAGTGCATGGAGAACGTGAGAAGCGTTGTGGAGAAGGGTTGA
- a CDS encoding PIN domain-containing protein, producing the protein MRAVLDTGVLAEYIVARAPYRPRVEKLFGEAARGRLKLYVSVVTLSEALYVASRIYGAAGVEDPNEKALEFIDWVTARATPVAADEDVAVRAGELKKRLRIALPDCYTIATAQALDATPLFRAPEKEMIPVLEALRKAGVKFLDEVEA; encoded by the coding sequence CTGAGGGCAGTCCTTGACACCGGGGTACTGGCGGAGTACATAGTCGCGAGGGCCCCCTACAGGCCCAGGGTCGAGAAGCTCTTCGGCGAGGCGGCGAGGGGAAGGCTCAAGCTCTACGTCAGCGTAGTCACGCTGAGCGAAGCGCTCTACGTCGCCTCAAGGATATACGGCGCCGCCGGCGTCGAAGACCCGAACGAGAAAGCCCTAGAGTTCATAGACTGGGTCACCGCCAGGGCGACCCCAGTAGCCGCAGACGAAGACGTAGCCGTGAGGGCCGGGGAGCTGAAGAAGAGGCTTCGAATAGCGCTACCAGACTGCTACACGATAGCGACAGCCCAAGCCCTAGACGCCACCCCCCTCTTCAGGGCGCCCGAAAAGGAGATGATACCCGTCCTCGAAGCCCTCAGGAAAGCCGGAGTAAAGTTCCTGGATGAGGTGGAAGCGTAG
- a CDS encoding AbrB/MazE/SpoVT family DNA-binding domain-containing protein: protein MKAVLRVRRKGVVILPKKLREAAGISEGDEVYAEVAGGAIVLKPLRPTVVDVDPSLVEKLLREEYELEEGAGVGGAEGSP, encoded by the coding sequence ATGAAAGCCGTGCTCAGGGTCCGCAGGAAGGGCGTCGTCATACTGCCCAAGAAGCTGAGGGAAGCCGCCGGCATAAGCGAGGGGGACGAGGTCTACGCCGAGGTAGCGGGGGGAGCGATAGTCCTGAAGCCGCTGAGGCCGACGGTCGTGGACGTCGACCCCTCCCTCGTCGAGAAGCTACTACGCGAGGAGTACGAGCTGGAGGAGGGCGCCGGGGTGGGCGGCGCTGAGGGCAGTCCTTGA
- a CDS encoding putative CRISPR-associated protein, which produces MAGVLVVSTVGTSILGNVETKWLDRVPEKYRGLVKGSSRLSVTDERQREFEARAHPGDELFDAVYRVLEASPREASAELNALLGFLERRKGSLAGADVELMFYSTDTGTGYFCARLVERYARERLRGALGGARVQVQEPVKLKKFGWGYEYFHEALLDMVDKAARLMANKKRSGYRVYVNATAGFKVEAAYLTLVSLLVGADSVFYVHEATRDVIELPVLPLGLKAKYADALRELREPTPRGALERRGVSVEELEEKGLVEVRDGLVVAREWVRKLLELVE; this is translated from the coding sequence ATGGCGGGGGTGCTCGTAGTCTCCACGGTGGGTACGAGCATACTGGGCAACGTGGAGACCAAGTGGCTGGACAGGGTCCCCGAGAAGTACCGCGGCCTCGTCAAGGGTTCTTCGAGGCTCAGCGTCACGGACGAGAGGCAGAGGGAGTTCGAGGCGAGGGCCCACCCCGGCGACGAGCTCTTCGACGCCGTCTACAGGGTCCTGGAGGCTAGCCCCAGGGAGGCTAGCGCCGAGCTTAACGCTCTGCTAGGCTTCCTGGAGAGGAGGAAGGGTAGCCTTGCGGGCGCGGACGTCGAGCTCATGTTCTACTCGACCGACACTGGTACGGGGTACTTCTGCGCCAGGCTCGTCGAGAGGTACGCGAGGGAGAGGCTCCGGGGGGCGCTGGGCGGGGCGAGGGTCCAGGTCCAGGAGCCCGTGAAGCTGAAGAAGTTCGGGTGGGGCTACGAGTACTTCCACGAGGCCCTCCTCGACATGGTGGACAAGGCGGCTAGGCTGATGGCGAACAAGAAGAGGAGCGGGTACAGGGTCTACGTTAACGCTACGGCTGGCTTCAAGGTGGAGGCGGCGTACCTGACGCTGGTCTCGCTACTCGTAGGCGCGGACTCCGTGTTCTACGTGCACGAGGCTACGAGGGACGTCATCGAGCTACCCGTGCTACCCCTCGGCTTGAAGGCGAAATACGCCGATGCCTTGCGGGAGCTGAGGGAGCCCACCCCCAGGGGCGCCCTGGAGAGGAGGGGCGTAAGCGTGGAGGAGCTCGAGGAGAAGGGCCTCGTCGAGGTCAGGGACGGGCTGGTAGTTGCGAGGGAGTGGGTCAGGAAGCTCCTCGAGCTAGTCGAGTAG
- a CDS encoding chromosome segregation ATPase-like, with protein sequence MASSLKGEMLRLLREDEEFRYAVVGLLGLEDLRAELKGLREAVERLVEAHARAEERLSRLEAAVAGLGEAVSRHSEAIARLEVAVARHDEAVARLEAAVARLAEAQAKSEERLARLEEAVARQSESIAKLEAAVSKHSEVIARLEAAVAKHDETIARLEKAVAKHDESIARLEKAIARHDEAIARLEEAVRGLAAQVGRLSEAIGFGLEDVAALMVPGWLYRHLGVEVELGRGVVRVDGEEVEVDLYGEGTREGRRVLVVGEVKARIYRDDVDKFYQRVYARLAGREAGEVLGVLFGFFVHPAADERARELGLYALAPYKR encoded by the coding sequence ATGGCCTCCAGCCTTAAAGGCGAGATGCTCAGGCTGCTCAGGGAGGACGAGGAGTTTAGGTACGCGGTAGTGGGGCTTCTGGGGCTCGAGGATCTAAGGGCGGAGTTGAAGGGGTTGAGGGAGGCTGTCGAGAGGCTAGTGGAGGCACACGCGAGGGCCGAGGAGAGGCTGTCCAGGCTAGAGGCGGCGGTGGCCGGGCTCGGGGAGGCTGTTTCCAGGCACAGCGAGGCTATCGCTAGGCTAGAAGTAGCCGTAGCCAGGCACGACGAGGCAGTAGCTAGGCTGGAGGCGGCTGTAGCTAGGCTGGCGGAGGCTCAGGCGAAATCCGAGGAGAGGCTTGCCAGGCTGGAGGAGGCTGTGGCTAGGCAAAGCGAGAGCATAGCGAAGCTGGAGGCGGCAGTGTCTAAGCACAGCGAGGTAATAGCCAGGCTGGAGGCGGCAGTAGCCAAGCACGATGAGACGATAGCTAGGCTAGAGAAGGCCGTAGCCAAGCACGACGAGTCCATCGCTAGGCTGGAGAAGGCTATAGCTAGGCACGACGAGGCAATAGCTAGGCTCGAGGAGGCTGTGAGGGGGCTTGCCGCGCAGGTCGGCAGGCTCAGCGAGGCAATCGGCTTCGGGCTGGAGGACGTGGCGGCCCTCATGGTCCCGGGCTGGCTGTACAGGCACCTGGGCGTGGAGGTGGAGCTGGGCAGGGGCGTCGTGAGGGTGGACGGGGAGGAGGTGGAGGTCGACCTGTACGGGGAGGGGACCAGGGAGGGGAGGAGGGTCTTGGTCGTAGGCGAGGTGAAGGCGAGGATTTACAGGGACGACGTGGACAAGTTCTACCAGAGGGTCTACGCGAGGCTCGCCGGGAGGGAGGCGGGGGAGGTCCTGGGGGTTCTGTTCGGCTTCTTCGTGCACCCAGCCGCCGACGAGAGAGCCCGGGAGCTAGGGCTCTACGCGCTCGCACCTTACAAGCGCTGA
- a CDS encoding ATP-binding protein codes for MSFYVRFVNRVKEIDSLRSWCSSQRATPIYLYGPEGCGKTRLLKEFVSRFEEFFGEDAIAIYIDALERESLSKAFLSSKSVRIATETLLSLVERFSGLAVGRALAESIVTLVEKALTKRKLEESYILIAVDDVAKAVGLDQIELYVKWLYEAMWKLYEEYKPRAINMAVTTSEGESLNLVLRHRHSYIALLWNLDKRGFEELFEELNPPSSIDFETVWRLLGGNPGKLVELKVTYGWSIDDMIKDATARLVSVAKEVRGRGLVEQVKLIIEDPDNIWHRASVEMGEAERILLRRNLIIYKGMPTIAREDVKPDKEIGIGEYYAWQIPSYREILKKILGV; via the coding sequence ATGTCTTTTTATGTGAGGTTTGTTAACCGTGTCAAGGAGATCGATTCTCTAAGGTCTTGGTGCTCATCCCAGAGAGCTACCCCCATCTATCTCTATGGTCCCGAAGGCTGCGGGAAGACGAGGCTCCTAAAAGAGTTTGTTTCTAGGTTTGAGGAGTTCTTCGGTGAAGACGCTATAGCTATATACATCGATGCTTTGGAGAGAGAGTCGCTGTCAAAGGCTTTTCTCTCATCGAAGTCTGTGAGAATAGCAACTGAGACTCTTCTAAGCCTTGTTGAGAGGTTCTCGGGTCTCGCGGTTGGGAGAGCGCTAGCAGAATCCATCGTAACTCTCGTTGAAAAAGCTCTTACGAAGAGAAAGCTGGAGGAAAGCTACATACTCATAGCGGTTGACGATGTTGCAAAAGCCGTTGGGCTCGACCAGATCGAGCTGTATGTTAAGTGGCTCTACGAAGCTATGTGGAAGCTCTACGAGGAATACAAGCCAAGAGCTATAAACATGGCTGTTACAACGTCTGAGGGGGAAAGCCTAAACCTTGTACTGAGACATAGGCACTCGTACATAGCTCTCCTATGGAACCTTGATAAAAGGGGTTTCGAGGAGCTGTTCGAAGAGCTTAACCCACCAAGTAGCATAGACTTCGAAACTGTTTGGAGATTGCTGGGTGGAAACCCTGGGAAGCTGGTAGAGCTTAAGGTAACGTATGGGTGGAGCATAGACGACATGATCAAGGATGCAACCGCAAGGCTGGTTTCAGTAGCCAAGGAGGTTAGAGGCAGAGGGCTCGTGGAGCAAGTTAAGCTGATTATCGAAGACCCCGACAACATATGGCATAGGGCGTCTGTAGAGATGGGAGAGGCGGAGAGGATACTGTTAAGACGCAATCTAATCATATACAAAGGAATGCCGACGATAGCGAGGGAGGATGTGAAGCCAGACAAGGAGATCGGCATAGGGGAGTACTATGCATGGCAAATACCCTCGTATAGAGAGATTCTGAAGAAGATACTTGGCGTGTGA
- a CDS encoding type II toxin-antitoxin system VapC family toxin: MVRVEPEDLQAIAEAAVEFGLTAYDAAYVHYARARGSLLVTGSCWRRLGVSPYRRRSG; the protein is encoded by the coding sequence GTGGTACGAGTCGAGCCCGAGGATCTCCAGGCCATAGCTGAGGCGGCTGTAGAGTTCGGCCTCACGGCTTACGACGCGGCTTACGTCCACTACGCTAGGGCACGAGGCTCGTTACTAGTGACAGGGAGTTGCTGGAGAAGGCTGGGGGTGTCGCCGTATCGGCGGAGGAGTGGTTGA
- a CDS encoding CopG family ribbon-helix-helix protein — MARLTVSIDDDLAERLRRAAEALYGSRRRVSRVVEDALRSYLASLEIEENVRYLAVKGGETLAEAKTLSELAAKLRELGVDTRGVRIVRSGSPKSPARGGYRLKPAAE; from the coding sequence GTGGCGAGGTTGACCGTTTCGATAGACGACGACCTGGCAGAGCGCCTGAGAAGGGCCGCGGAGGCTCTCTACGGGTCGAGGAGAAGGGTATCCAGGGTGGTCGAGGACGCCCTCAGGAGCTACCTAGCCTCCCTGGAGATAGAGGAAAATGTGCGCTACCTTGCAGTTAAGGGTGGAGAGACCCTCGCCGAGGCAAAGACGCTGTCCGAGCTCGCCGCAAAGCTCAGGGAGCTCGGGGTCGACACGAGAGGGGTTAGGATAGTGAGGAGCGGTAGCCCTAAGAGCCCGGCCCGCGGCGGGTACCGCTTAAAGCCGGCGGCTGAGTAA
- a CDS encoding DUF917 domain-containing protein, with product MIEVRTERQARALVLGATILGTGGGGSPSRGLAAILDALRRGLPVRIVDVGELPEEGFAVTAYNVGSIAPGAAAARERRIADPLRRAVEELEKVLGGRVAAIVPNEMGGGNTAAALSLAAELGVPAVDGDLVGRAAPEVHQCSAIVAGVPLCPSAAVTASGDVVVVKEYASIDDYEAVVRHLSVLGGGRAAVADTPMRRGEAARAVVRGTVSRAMRVGEEVLRAREEGRGPVAAATRALGGWRVFEGVVERYEWRDEGGFLLGEAVVRGTGEYRGRTLRTWIKNEHIMVWVDGEPAVMPPDLFSLLRDDGEPVTNTELKVGDKVHGVAAKAPEIWRTPEGLRYFGPRHFGFDYDYVPVEELVERALRATR from the coding sequence GTGATAGAGGTTAGGACGGAGAGGCAGGCGAGGGCCCTGGTGCTCGGCGCTACAATCCTGGGGACGGGCGGTGGCGGGAGCCCCTCGCGGGGGCTGGCAGCGATCCTAGACGCCCTGCGGAGGGGGTTGCCCGTGAGGATCGTCGACGTCGGCGAGCTCCCGGAGGAGGGCTTCGCGGTCACGGCGTACAACGTCGGCTCGATAGCCCCGGGCGCCGCGGCGGCTAGGGAGCGCAGGATCGCCGACCCCTTGAGGAGGGCTGTCGAGGAGCTGGAGAAGGTTCTGGGCGGGAGGGTTGCGGCGATAGTCCCGAACGAGATGGGCGGCGGGAACACCGCGGCAGCCCTCAGCCTAGCCGCCGAGCTCGGAGTCCCGGCCGTCGACGGTGACCTCGTCGGGAGGGCGGCGCCCGAGGTGCACCAGTGCTCCGCGATCGTCGCAGGGGTCCCGCTGTGCCCCTCGGCCGCCGTGACCGCTAGCGGAGACGTGGTCGTGGTTAAGGAGTACGCGAGCATCGACGACTACGAGGCGGTAGTGAGGCACCTCTCGGTGCTCGGGGGAGGGCGCGCCGCCGTGGCGGATACGCCGATGAGGCGCGGCGAGGCGGCTAGGGCCGTGGTTAGGGGGACGGTGTCGAGGGCGATGAGGGTCGGCGAGGAGGTGCTGAGGGCCAGGGAGGAGGGGAGGGGCCCCGTGGCTGCGGCTACGCGCGCCCTGGGCGGGTGGAGGGTTTTCGAGGGCGTGGTCGAGAGGTACGAGTGGAGGGACGAGGGCGGCTTCCTGCTGGGGGAGGCCGTTGTGAGGGGGACGGGGGAGTACAGGGGGAGGACCCTAAGGACCTGGATAAAGAACGAGCACATAATGGTCTGGGTGGACGGCGAGCCCGCGGTAATGCCTCCCGACCTCTTCTCCCTGCTCAGGGACGACGGCGAGCCCGTCACGAACACGGAGCTGAAGGTCGGCGACAAGGTACACGGGGTGGCCGCGAAGGCGCCGGAGATCTGGAGGACGCCCGAGGGGCTCAGGTACTTCGGACCCAGGCACTTCGGCTTCGACTACGACTACGTCCCCGTCGAGGAGCTAGTCGAAAGAGCACTCCGAGCCACGCGGTGA
- a CDS encoding sugar phosphate isomerase/epimerase family protein yields the protein MRLGVSTYSYWHFEGPRLPLREYLRRAYEDGFAGVEVLVDHVESRARSYLKEVRRFAFEHGLEIYAVALHNNFVRPDPAEREAEVKRVVEWLNVAYELGADVVRVDSGRWGTVKSFDELMARRGVEPPLEGYSEDDAVEWVVDCLYRCLDAAEELGVIVGLENHWGLTTRAETMLKIVRRVSSRWFGVVMDTGNFVHDTYSELEAIAPYAVMVHAKTYFGGGVWYTLDLDYGRIFGMLRRHGFKGWVSLEYEGREDYSSGVRKSRELLMRYVGGGTCG from the coding sequence GTGAGGCTCGGGGTTTCGACTTACTCGTACTGGCACTTCGAGGGGCCTAGGTTGCCGCTGAGGGAGTACTTGAGGAGGGCCTACGAGGACGGCTTCGCGGGGGTCGAGGTTCTCGTGGACCACGTGGAGTCGAGGGCTAGGAGCTACCTGAAGGAGGTTAGGAGGTTCGCGTTCGAGCACGGCCTCGAGATATACGCCGTCGCGCTTCACAACAACTTCGTTAGGCCTGACCCCGCGGAGAGGGAGGCGGAGGTTAAGCGTGTCGTGGAGTGGCTTAACGTTGCCTACGAGCTCGGCGCGGACGTAGTCCGGGTGGACTCTGGGAGGTGGGGCACGGTGAAGAGCTTCGATGAGCTGATGGCGAGGAGGGGTGTTGAGCCACCGCTCGAGGGCTACAGCGAGGACGACGCCGTGGAGTGGGTGGTGGACTGCCTGTACCGGTGCCTCGACGCGGCCGAGGAGCTCGGGGTTATAGTGGGGCTGGAGAACCACTGGGGTCTCACCACGAGGGCTGAGACTATGCTTAAGATAGTGAGGAGGGTTAGCTCGAGGTGGTTCGGCGTCGTCATGGATACCGGGAACTTCGTCCACGACACTTACAGCGAGCTGGAAGCCATAGCGCCCTACGCCGTCATGGTTCACGCGAAGACTTACTTCGGCGGCGGCGTGTGGTACACGCTGGACCTCGACTACGGCAGGATATTCGGCATGCTCCGGAGGCACGGCTTCAAGGGGTGGGTTTCCCTCGAGTACGAGGGGAGGGAGGACTACTCCTCGGGCGTGAGGAAGAGCAGGGAGCTGTTGATGCGCTACGTCGGGGGCGGGACCTGTGGTTAA
- a CDS encoding M20 family metallopeptidase — MVKEYALEWIDGYRERLVKVSDAIWEYAELGLREFKSSRLLAGELERHGFRVEMGVAGMPTAFVATWGSGRPVIGILGEYDALPGLSQKVVPWREPLVPGAPGHGCGHNIHGASGMAAALAVKAAMEREGLGGTVKFFGCPAEENFSGKVFMVRDGVFEGVDAVLSHHPGDMNAATLKSSLAVNSARFHFYGRASHAGASPEEGRSALDAVQLMNIGVEFMREHLPQDARVHYVVERGGGQPNVVPEYARAWYYVRAPEREEVERIYSWVVDIARGAALMTQTRVEVEFLEGVYNLLPNRVLAELVVGNMREVGLPEYSEEDLRFAEEIAKTIPREVKVGQLRKSGRPGWERLVDKLIDDEVPDPWGEGTVMHGSTDVADVSWQAPTLEFSTAAWVLGTPAHSWQAVAQSAAGIGHKALIFASKVLAASALDLLTKPEILEKAKEEHKRRLAGRVYRSPLPPGHKPPLDAWEK; from the coding sequence GTGGTTAAGGAGTACGCGCTGGAGTGGATAGACGGCTACAGGGAGAGGCTGGTCAAGGTCTCCGACGCGATCTGGGAGTACGCGGAGCTCGGCCTCAGGGAGTTCAAGTCCTCCAGGCTCCTCGCGGGCGAGCTCGAGAGGCACGGCTTCAGGGTCGAGATGGGGGTCGCCGGGATGCCCACCGCCTTCGTCGCGACGTGGGGTAGCGGGAGGCCCGTCATCGGGATCCTCGGGGAGTACGACGCGCTGCCGGGGCTCTCCCAGAAGGTTGTCCCGTGGAGGGAGCCCCTCGTCCCCGGGGCGCCGGGGCACGGGTGCGGGCACAACATCCACGGGGCTTCCGGGATGGCGGCGGCGCTCGCCGTCAAGGCGGCGATGGAGAGGGAGGGGCTGGGGGGCACTGTGAAGTTCTTCGGTTGCCCGGCGGAGGAGAACTTCAGCGGCAAGGTGTTCATGGTGCGCGACGGAGTGTTCGAGGGCGTTGACGCTGTTCTCAGCCACCACCCCGGCGACATGAACGCGGCTACGCTTAAGAGTAGCCTTGCGGTGAACTCCGCGAGGTTCCACTTCTACGGGAGGGCTTCCCACGCCGGCGCGTCGCCGGAGGAGGGGAGGAGCGCGCTCGACGCCGTCCAGCTGATGAATATAGGCGTGGAGTTCATGAGGGAGCACTTGCCGCAGGACGCGAGGGTCCACTACGTCGTGGAGAGGGGTGGGGGCCAGCCGAACGTTGTCCCAGAGTACGCGAGGGCCTGGTACTACGTCAGGGCGCCGGAGAGGGAGGAGGTCGAGAGGATATACAGCTGGGTCGTGGACATAGCGAGGGGAGCCGCGCTGATGACGCAGACGAGGGTCGAGGTGGAGTTCCTCGAGGGTGTCTACAACCTCCTGCCGAACAGGGTTCTCGCGGAGCTCGTCGTGGGGAACATGCGCGAGGTTGGGCTACCGGAGTACAGCGAGGAGGACTTGAGGTTCGCCGAGGAGATAGCCAAGACGATACCGAGGGAGGTGAAGGTGGGCCAGCTGAGGAAGTCCGGGAGGCCCGGCTGGGAGCGGCTCGTGGACAAGCTCATCGACGACGAGGTCCCGGACCCGTGGGGCGAGGGGACGGTGATGCACGGCTCGACGGACGTAGCCGACGTCAGCTGGCAGGCGCCAACACTGGAGTTCAGCACCGCCGCCTGGGTCCTCGGAACCCCCGCGCACTCCTGGCAGGCAGTCGCCCAGTCAGCCGCCGGGATCGGGCACAAGGCGCTGATCTTCGCGTCGAAGGTGCTGGCCGCCTCGGCCCTCGACCTGCTCACGAAGCCCGAGATCCTGGAGAAGGCGAAGGAGGAGCACAAGAGGAGGCTCGCCGGGCGCGTCTACAGATCCCCGCTACCACCGGGCCACAAGCCCCCGCTCGACGCGTGGGAGAAGTAG